In Magnolia sinica isolate HGM2019 chromosome 16, MsV1, whole genome shotgun sequence, the genomic window tggacttcccacattgaaggtggggcccacatgatgcatggtccaAACTCAGGGTGGGCTCCACAAGATGAACAGTGTACATTGAAGGggaccccacataatggatggtccacatcaacaaTCAACCCCTAAtgttgaatggcccacatccaaggtgggtcccgcatgattaATAGGCCCtatcaaatgtgggccccacatgatggatagtcaacATAAAaggtggctccacatgatgggcagtggatattgatggtgggccccacatgaggacaGTTCACGTCAAAGTTCGTCCCGTAATgattaatggtccacattcagcccacataatgtagggcccacttcaaaGGCCACGCattatggatgatccacattaaaggtgggccactGCATGATGGACATgccacatcagaggtgggccccgcatgatgaaTAGCCCACATCGAAGTGGGCCTTGCAAGGTGGatagtccacattgaaggtaagccctacacaatggatggttcacatcgAAGAGAaggccaaggtgggcccaacatgatgaacGATCCACATCAAGGGTAAGCTCCATGTAATGAAAGGTGGATATTAAGGTTGAACCAAACAAAATTAAAGGATAAGTTCTCATGTGACATTAGAAACTAAACATACTTTTCCACTTTTGGTTGATTAGTATTTGTTTAGGGCCCGTTtgcataccaccaaataagttactttttctacttaacaGCAGTGGATGAGTAACTTATttaagataagtaagtttggtttatgatcaattatgagtacgtttttatttaaagttacttaatcacaccagtttaataagtaaaaaatcaaaataatacttatggcataagtagcttatcctacGTAACTTTGGATCCAAACTCTCCCTTAACAAATGTACTTATATACTATATCCGtggaaaccaagataagctacttgagtaATGTTAGATGAGCTGTTGGACTTGTATaagtgtgtgtgtgagtgatctagggttcaatccctggtagtgttaccttattattattattatcatcgaaataagctacttatgcatGCATAACACATACGCATTCAAgataggaatttttatttttgtttttttgaaggaTTCATTCAAGCTTTAGTAATTATAATTCCAGCTAGTAACATGTAATCATGTTTTGTTCATCTCTGTTATTGTCAGGTGTTGAAGCAAGATATGGAAGACACATATCAGCCCCCATTTCGCAGCTGTATCGAAGATGGTGGTGCTAGCTGTTTGATGTGTTCCTACAATCAGGTAGATGGGGTGCCTGCATGCGCACGGCATGATCTCTTACAGAAAGCTCGAACTGAATGGGGATTTAATGGGTAATTGATATTAATAAAAAGTGTTTATGTATATGCTGTTTTATGCAAACATGTActgaaaatgatcatgaatttgCTGACTAATTTTTCAAATGAAAATACAGATATATCACGTCTGACTGTGATGCCGTTTCAATCATCTACAAAGATCAGAAGTACGCATCAAGTCCTGAAGATGCAGTTGCAGCTGTCTTGAAAGCAGGTTAGCATTGTTGCCTGAATTAAGAGGAGAGGAATTATACAATCCTTGACGGAAGGatatggatgagagagagagcagtCCACATTTAACTGGATAaaagccaaagattggatggctatgatCTTCCAACCTGGAagttttttggggcatggtccatccaataTCGGGTCCTTAGATCAACAATCTCAATTACTGAGGGGATTCTATGTTAATCTGTATTGCAGAATTGACGGATCATTTATGCATCAATAACTAGGATTCAATGTCACAACCTTAATTAAAGTGTATGTGATTGGGAAGACATTCCCAATTCTTCGATATAGCCCACATGAATTTTGATCTTTCACACCGTGCACCTTTAGGAGAACCTCTCAATGGGAGTAGAGTGAGGAGACTAAGACAtctatttatagaaaaaaggGCTACAGAAGCTTACCCTTCACATTCTCCCCTTTAGCATCTCTGCATTATAGGATTCTATATCCATTTTAATAACCATATATAAGGACCACAGTTCAAGCGTCCTGCCCCAAACATATTTGCAACGACAACAActgtaatggggcccactgaattgCTCAATCTTAATAATTCAATGGTTAGATCTAAACCGATGatcgtttgtggcccacctaataagaatCTTACATACTATACATATAATAAGGTATAGGAATGTAGAATTCGTATGAAGTAAACATTGCCCAGTTAATTAATATAGTCTGTCATCTGAAATTTCCTTCCCGTCTTCTCCTTGTACCTGTAAGTTTTCTAAAATCCAAATAAAACTATCATCTCTATGAGCAGGAATGGATATAAACTGCGGAACGTATTTGCTTGAGCACACTCAGTCAGCAGTCGAAAAGGGAAAGGTTGGAGAAGAGGACATCGACCGAGCACTTCTTAATATCTTCTCAGTTCAACTACGACTCGGGCTTTTCGACGGAGACCCAAAAAAGCAGCAGTTTGGAAATTTAGGacctcatgatgtatgtaatcaaGATCACAGAAAACTGACACTAGAAGCTTCAAGACAGGGGATTGTACTTCTTAAGAATGATAGGAAGTTCTTGCCACTGAAGAAGAACACAATCACGTCGTTAGCAATAATCGGCCCTGCTGCGAATGATACTAGCAATTTGGGTGGTGGCTACTCAGGTTTTAGATGCATATATAGTAGCAAATTTCCATCGAATTGATTCGAGTTTTGTTGTTTTTAAGTTGTTGGGTTTTGAAATGTGCAGGTATTCCATGCAATCCGAAGAGTATTTTTGAAGGACATAAGTCTTATATACAGAAGACACTGTATGCCTCTGGTTGCCTTGACGTGCCATGCAAATCTGATGATGGATTTGAAGAAGCTATCCATGTTGCCAAAATGGCAGATGTTGTGGTTGTAGTTGCTGGGTTGGATCCAACTCAAGAATCTGAAGAACATGACCGGTTGAGCCTACTGTTGCCTGGTAAACAGATGGATCTTGTATTGGCGGTTGCCCATGCGAGTAAAAGGCCAATCGTAGTGATCTTGATGGGTGGTGGCCCGCTCGATGTCTCATTTGCAAAAGATCACCCACTAATTGCAAGTATTTTGTGGGTCGGATACCCAGGCGAAGCTGGCGGGAAAGCAGTTGCAGAAGTAATATTTGGAGAATTCAATCCAGGTTAGTACCTTGAATTATGCCGAAAGATTTTAATACAGATGTAGAGCGGATTCAAGACACTTTCACGGCAAAGacggactagagaaggcccgatcggaggcggaaatgatccggactattagaaccttaaaacaatcatctcgcaaactggaatgagtttttcgacatatcatatataattttgggcaGAAGAAGCTACTTGACCCAACCAACCCTGATATGCCGGTTGCTCatgccggatttgcgagattccattatatCAATAGTGAAAAGtctaatttctttttatttttactataaatagtaagttttagttcgcaTATAATTTTTTATCgtatttgcaagattccatcttATCAACCGTCAAAATtccaatttatttttgtttttactataaatagtaagttttagttcacatgtaattttttatcctttgagttgtaggagtcatgcccaacatgaaaagagcttataaAACTTAAGAGAATAAGTTGGCCCATCCTAATtggacacttaatatttttggcaaaaaatcatgaagtctagtaggaataatGGAgatcatttataaatagtaaatttagtatttatagtaagtcatgtttttagggtatttgagttggagttggagtttgattccagAACTCCATATAGCTCGTTATTTAAGGGATtgtaatttcatatatatatatatataagttattagaaattatttatactTTTATCCCGGATATCTCCGTAGATATCCCATGAGTAAGACGATGAACCTCATCACGTCCTACTCTTTGTTAATTAGATACCCTTGATAAAAGACACTTAATACAATCATGGAAATGTGAAACAGGTGGGCGGCTGCCAGTAACTTGGTATCCTGAATCATTCACTCATGTGGCCATGACCGATATGAGGATGCGGGCCGACCCTTCACGTGGGTACCCTGGAAGAACATACAGATTCTACAGAGGAGACGTGGTTTACAGATTCGGATACGGCCTGAGCTACTCCGAATACTATTACAAGTTCATATCAGCGCCTGATAGAATCAGCTTGTCAGGATCTGTTGTTGAGGCCAATCCAAATAACAGATTGGCATATGAAAGAAAAGATGGGTTTGGTTACATCCACATTGATGACGTGGCATGCTGTGATGCTTTGAGGTTCAACATTCAGATCTCTGTAGTCAATAACGGCTATATGGATGGGTCCCATGTCGTCATGTTGTTCTCTAGAGCAGTTACAAAGCTCAAAGGCGCCCCACTGAAACAGCTGATCGGATTCAAACGCTTGAATACAGTGGCATACAAAGCTATTGAAACTAGCATTTTAATCGATCCATGCAAGCATTTTAGCATGGTGAATCATGCTGGATTGAGGGTGCTGTCTCTGGGAGCTCATGTTCTGATGTTGGAAGGTGTAGAGCATTCTATCTTTATTGAAACATAAGAAGGTCAGTTTATAAGATTTGTTGTTTGGGGTATGTGAGTGTTGTAATTTCTTGTGACATGTATTGCAGTTAAAATTGTATAATGTTGTTTATAAACCTTTCTTATCGCTTTTGGGCTAAGGGTTAGGTTAACCATGGCATCATAAATAAGTGCATTATTGGAACCATCCAAGTGTAAAATGTTTAATACACAGACCTCCATGTCAGAAAGTGcggaagtgtgagccctcaagatctgacagtTTGCATGATATGAAACCTTCATGAAGCTGAAGATTAACGCTCCAGATCCAGCGGCCCACCTAttcactactggagcagatgggttTATTCATCCCTTTGATTCTATGGTATAAATGGCCCCAGAGTACGATCTATGGCTTAAATCGTCTCAATGACAAATTAAACGGATAAATTTCTATCCTTTTATAGGAAATaatgggagtttggatgagaccataagTTATCAGTCTTATCCCTATCTTCccatctaaaatcaaattcaaagttgaatttgaaaactAACTGAAAGGAAGAGGCCGAAAGAAGCCTAAACTCATGGGACcaacccactagtgattgcccaccagtggaccccacaagcctATCTCCAACACTCCATATTTAGAAACTAACTGCTGGTAGATGACTAGAGATAATTTAGAACAATGAAATGAAAGAGAATGTTCAGTGGCTACAATTCAACTCCAAAAATGAAATGTCAGGATCATTAGTCAATCATGATTATATAGAAATAAAATTTGTGGTATTATCAACAAAACGGATGATTTAAATGATCAGAACATCTCACAATGTGGGCCCCAACTGGTGGCGGTCCACAGGGAAAACTGAGTGACCACATTGCAAAACGATTCTACTTTGAAAATTGAAATTACAATGATAAACTGGCTCTGAGAATGAGACCGGGTTGGAAATTTCTATGTGGTACTGTGGCTAATAGATTGCAGGGTCCAATGGGGCTATGTTTCAGAGATTTAAAACATTGGTATGATAGAACTCACCTTGGATGGTGAGTAAATGAAAGATGGTCCATGTTAAAAGATCTTATCCTAGAATATTTGGCCCTTTATTAGTTGAATAAAGACAGTCCATTTTCTCACCACCCATCCAAGGGTTTACGATTTACTTATGTAAAGATtttttgtgcatgggccattcatAGTAGGTCCACAATGCCAATAGCTCGAATAACATTTTTGATCTATGAAACCAAAATGGAACTTTACACGCTCTCCACCAGAGTATAGTGGGCTTAAcaaactctatgggccccactatgacatTTATGTCTTATCcgtactgttcatccattttgacaactcattttagggcctgatccAAAACAAaaaaggcagatctaaatctcaagtgaaccacaccacaggaaacgagAGAATTACTTGGGTGCCACGGatgtcttggatcaagctgatatttgtatttccccttaattcagatCTATGTAATCTAATCAatgggttggatagcaaataaacactgCAGGGGCTTGGCTAGTTTTTAACGTCACGCATTCAATTGCCACTATTTTCTTGTTgtgggtccacctaagatttagatcttcttccttTTTGTGTTCGTGCCCAGGGTATAGATCAAACAAACATATCATCGTGGAGCCCAATCCAGTCTGATTATGAAATTCATGTCTATCAATAGTATATTAAAATGTTGATTTCATTTAAAAGATGAAGTAAAACAGTCATCTTAGGATATAACGGCACCCATCCTTTGTGGATAAGATCATATGAGGCTCCTTTATGACCTCATCCACAAAGGATAATGGGCGGGATTTTGAAGAAGTTTAAAAGCAGGTATTGGTTAAGGATGGGCGGGATTTTGAAGAAGTTTAAAAGCCCTGCCATCTGCTGTTCGAACGGACGTTGTTTGATCCCTCTTCCCTCAGATTGATGGACTTAAATTTtaatcattttatttttctttaatatgATTGTTTGAAAATTGGTGAAAGTATtgtttaaaatcaaaaccctaacaaTAAACAAAGAATGAGATCCTTACACTTAACAGAGAACCAAGACCCTACCCTTACAAGGCCAACTGCAAAATACAACCTCAAGTCAATAGAGAATTAAGACCTTGTCCTTTGGACTATAGCCACCTTCAAAGTGACAACCAAGACCCAATCCTGTTCTCTGTTATCATGATTGATGGGGTTATGGTTCACAGTGACCCCTTATTAAGGTCATGATTCTAATTCACAATTGCCTTTATAAGAACAAGGTCACAATTCTCTGTTGACCATAAGGTTATAGAGAATTGAGACCTTGCCCGTGGGACAATAGCCACCTTCAAAGTAACAAACAAGACCATATCCAGCACTCTGCTGTCACGATTGATAGGGTTGTGGTTGGCACTTACCCCCTAATTAGGGACATGATTCTATTTCACGGTTGCTTTTATAAGAACAAGGTCTCAATTCTCTACTGCCTGTAGGGTTGTAGAGAATTGAGACCTTGTCCGTGGTACAATAGCCACCTTCAAAGTAACAACCAAGGCCCTATCTAACCCTTTGTTGTCACGATTGATAGGGTTGTGGTCGGCACTTACTCCTAACAAGGGTCAAGATTCTAATTCACAGTTGCCTTTATATAAGCAAGGTCTCAATTATCTATTAACTATAGGGTTATAGTTCATAGTTGCCTTGTGAGACAAAGTCTCATATATCTGTTAACTATTTGGGTTGTAGTCCATGGGTTACATAGTCGCctctatttttaaaaagaaaattaaatattttttttaaagaatgaaaattaaaaagaagaatgacaagacaaatgtacgttattttatttatttgatatttttattttcttttttattttagaaatatttttttcatttattaattaatttgaagaaaaagaagaaagtaaatttatttatttatttaatattattctttttattctctttttactttttaaagaagaagaaaatatggaagttatatttttcttatttatttgtctttttttaagagagaagaaaatggaaaaaacaaaaaaaaaagttattttatttatttgatatttttatttttgatttttttattattttctaaaggagaagaaaaaaaaaatattaaaggtgtttttacatttatttttctcattttcaagggggaaaaaaaaggaacaaagggagcaggggtattttcgtctaaAAAAGACACGATGCAATAAATGTCCAAAAAAAGGGTTTTGAAATTACCAATTCGGACGTTCGGTTGTAATAATCCCTTCTTTTGTCCATAGATAAAGACCTCTTATCTTTATCCTTACTGGTAAAACGGAAAATTACAAGGGTAACCCTCTCTAACTCATCCTGACGTCACAAGACAATGACCACGGTCAAGATAACGATGAtcagaaaaattacaaaaaggcCACTCTCTTTTCCCATCTTACAGTCTTACTACTGACTTCAACCACAACCAAACAGCCAAATGTCCCAATGGAGATCTACCTCATTCGTGAAAAtcatctctctcctcttcctctctctatcCCACACAACCACAGCCACAAAAACACCCACACCAACAACTACAACGACACCAAAACACCCACATCCAAAATTCCCATGCAGACCCCCCTACCAAAACTCGTACTCCTTCTGCAACACTTCCCTTCCCATCCACACCAGAGCTCAATCTCTCGTCTCACTCCTCACTCTCGATGAGAAGATCCTCCAGCTCTCCAACAACGCGAGCCCCATTTCCCGCCTTGGCATTCCGGCCTACCAATGGTGGTCGGAATCGCTCCATGGAATCGCCACCAACGGCCCTGGCGTCACCTTCAACGGGACCATCCCTGCCGCCACCGGATTCCCGCAAGTCCTCCTCACGTCGGCATCCTTCAACCAGAGCCTATGGTCCGCAATTGCAGCGGCGATTGCGGTCGAGGCTCGCGCGATGTACAATGCGGGTCAGGCCGGATTGACATTTTGGGCCCCTAATATCAACATTTTTAGGGACCCCAGATGGGGAAGGGGCCAGGAGACACCTGGCGAGGATCCGACGGTCGCCGCCGCCTACTCGGTTGACTATGTCAGGGCCTTTCAGGGGGAGTATTTGGGTGGTGGGTCCCAGAAGCTGATGCTCTCTGCTTGCTGCAAGCATTACACTGCCTATGATTTGGAGAGTTGGAGAAACTTCAGTCGATATACTTTCAATGCTAAGGTAAAACAGGCTGTCTTGGGTTCTTCTCTTATTACTGTCATTGGATTGTTTTTTTAATGCTTGTCTTTGTTTTTTGCTAATTCGTTGCAATGACAGTTGAATTTGGAAGAGTTACAATATTAATTCGATAAGAAATGGATTTTATTCTGTTTTTATATTTCAATCGAATTCATCAAGAACTGCCTTCTGTTTCGATGATGAGTACCGATCATAGTAAGAAGATCGTCCAATTTCCATAAAATTTTCGAACGAACCCAAATCATGGATGAGCCAATGGTTGAGAGTTGCAGGGGATTGGCTGTTTCTAACCATTTGATCTGTACACCTCTTTCCAGAACACTGCTCTAAGCTTTTGACTGTCCAAAAATAGCTGATGGACTGAACAGTTATGAACTTCCAGATGCAATTCCAGGCTATGGTTCATCCAAGAGATGGGACATTAAAGTGGAGAGCCTGGTTCCATCGTCAAATTAAAGATTGTGGTGGGGGAACGGATATTTAAATGCATTCCTCTATACAATAATGTTTCTATTTTCAACTCTAGGAGGGGAAATGCAAGCTATTCTCTACTGTTATGGATGGATCAAGAGGTTGGTTTTTAATATGTTATTTTTTTGGGATTAGTATTAGTTTAGCAGCTTTATTCAACATTTTGATCCATTTAGAAACCTACCCATTGGGAGATAGTTTCAGTTAACGAGATTCATGGTTTGTTGGATGTTCGTCATTGCCCACCATCAGGGATTGGTAGCTTACACTGCCCGTTATGTCATGAGTGTGGGAGTAGGCATATCAGATCAACTATTAAAGTATGCATATAGTTTCAGAGAAATTTGGATACTGAAACCTAAGCTAACATGTCCAAGATCTGGGATATTTGTGAGGTGTTCCTGTGTGTGTGAGACTAGGAATCAGGCCACCCAACTCTTCTGGTGGGCCAATACACTTGCGTTGAATCTGGATTGGTTGTCATTTTCAACTGCCTTTTTTTTTGCCATAAATGCGGCCCACTTTGTGTTGCTTCACAGTATGCATGTAGTTCAGAGAAAATCTATTTGCAGCACTGCATATCGAAACCCAAGCAAGCATGGCACACATGTCCAAAATCCATGACATTTGTGAGGTGGGCCCATGGCAGGATGTGTCTTAGCCGAAGAATCGGGACACCCAATTCTTCTGGCAGGTCAATACAGGTGCATCGAATTGAAATTGttggttttcatttttaactgtctatTCTCTCATGAAGTCCACCTTGCGTTGCTTCAGAATTCAAGTAGAATATAACCAAGTCTGGAATTCACAGCAGTAAGAGATTTCAGGCTAGAAATTGCTATTAACCTCTCTTGTTGATATGAAAAAAGATAGAATCATTTAACATCCCTAGAAGGTTTCAAATTCGACACGCTTTTGATGGGTCCGAAGAGTGCTTCAGTTTTTATACTTCTTACATTTATGCAATCATCTGTCTACAGAATAACAGTCGAAGATTGCATAACATAAAAGCATTCAAGCTTAGTAATTGTAATCATGTTTTGTCCTTCTCTATTATTGTCAGGTGTCGAAGCAAGATATGGAAGACACATATCAGCCCCCATTTCACAGCTGTATTGAAGAAGGCCATGCTAGCTGTTTGATGTGCTCCTACAATCAGATAAATGGGGTGCCTGTATGCGCACAGCATGATCTCTTAAAGAAAGCTCGAACCGAATGGGGATTTGATGGGTAATTGACATTAAGAAAAATGTTTATATATTGTTTTATGTGAAGATGTACTGAAGATGATCATGAACTTGTGTGTAATTTCTTGAATGAAAATACAGATACATCACATCTGACTGCGATGCTGTTGCAATCATCTATGAAGATCAGAAGTACGCATCAAGTCCTGAAGATGCAGTAGCAGATGTCTTGAAAGCAGGTTAGCGTTGTTGCCTGGATTAAGatgagaggaattatatgatcctcagcAAAAGGATATGGATGGTCTGGTTCTTAGTTTTTCACAAGTTGGGACTTGGCTATCCAGTCCCTTGATCTGACTTACCCAACTGTCAATTgatcatgacccaaaaatctccttGGTGAGGAGAAGTCCTAACTTGTTGATTGGCGGCCTGAAAAAAGGAGATAAAGCGGCAGTCCTCGTTTAACTGGAAAAAGGCCAACGATTGGATGGCTATGATCTTCCAACCTGGAagttttttggggcatggtccatccattgtcGGGTCTTTAGATCAACAATCTCAATTACTGTGGGATAATATACATATCATCAGATATGGGATTGTggaattcatatgaaggaaacatGCTCAGTTAAATCTCGAGTCTGTCATCTGAAGTTTCCTTCCTGTCGTCTCCTTGCACCTGTAAGTTTTCTCAAATCCAAATGAAACTATCATCTCTATGAGCAGGAATGGATATCAACTGTGGAACATATTTACTTCGGCACACTCAGTCAGCAGTCAAAAAAGGAAAGGTTCGAGAAGAGTACATCGACCGAGCACTTCTTAATCTGTTCTCAGTTCAACTGCGACTTGGGCTTTTCGACGGAGACCCAGAAAATGAGCTGTTTGGAAAATTGGGacctcatgatgtatgtactaaAGAGCACAGAAAACTGGCACTAGAAGCGGCAAGACAGGGGATTGTACTTCTCAAGAATGAGAAGAAGTTCTTGCCACTGAAGAAAAAGATGGTCACATCGTTAGCTGTAATAGGCCCTACAGCCAATGCAACAAGCAATTTGGGTGGTGGCTACACAGGTTTGAGACGCATATATGGTAGCCTATTTCCATCGAATTGATTCGAGTTTTATTGTTTTTATGTTGTTGGGTTTTGAAATCTGTAGGTATTCCATGCAATCCGAAGAGTATTTTTGATGGACATAGGGCTTATATACAGAAGTCATTGTATGCCTCTGGTTGCCTTAACGTGTCGTGCCAATCTGATGAAGGGTTTGAAGAAGCTGTCCATGTTGCCAAAATGACCGATGTTGTCGTGATGGTTGCTGGGTTGGATCTAACGCAAGAAACCGAAGACCATGACCGGGTGAGCCTACTGTTGCCTGGTAAACAGATGGATCTTGTATCAGCTGTTGCCCGTGCAAGTAAAAGGCCAATTGTACTGATCCTGATAGGTGGTGGGCCGCTCGATGTTTCATTTGCAAGAGATGACCCACTAATTGCAAGTATTATGTGGGTCGGATACCCAGGTGAAGCAGGCGGGAAAGCAGTAGCTGAAGTTATATTTGGAGAATTCAATCCAGGTTAGTACCTTGACTTGTCCACAGAGATTTTGATACCCTTGATGAAAGACAGTTGATGCAATCATGGAAATGCAAAACAGGTGGGCGGCTGCCAGTGACTTGGTATCCTGAATCATTCACTCGcgtccccatgaatgatatgagcATGCGGGCTGACCCTTCACGTGGGTACCCTGGAAGAACATACAGATTCTATACGGGAGAGGTGGTTTACGGATTCGGATATGGCTTGAGCTACTCCAAATACTCTTACAAGTTCTTATCGGTGCCTGATAGAATCAGCTTGTCAGGATCTCTTGTCAATGCCAATCCAAATAACAGATTGGCGTATGAAAGAAAATATGGGCTCAGTTACATCCACATTGATGATGTGGCATCCTGTGATGCTTTGAGGTTCTACATTCAGATCTCGGTGGTCAATAACGGCGATATGGATGGGTCCCATGTTGTCATGTTGTTCTCTAGAGCAGCTACAATGCTCAAAGGTGCCCCACTGAAGCAGCTGATCGGATTCAAACGCGTGCATACAGTGGCATACAAAGCTATTGAAACTAGCATTCTAATCGATCCGTGCAAACATCTTAGCATGGCAAACGATGCTGGATTGCGGGTGCTGTCTCTGGGAGCTCATGTTCTGATGTTGGAAGGTGTAGAGCAGCCTATCCTCATTGAAAAATGAGTAGGCCTTTTGATGAGAGATGAAGTTTGGGGTATCTCAGAGCTTTATGATTCAAAGAAGAGAGGATTCATGTAATTGGATTTCAATCTGTTATAGGTCATTCATCATCTTCAACTGGGCCCATCATTGATAAGAATTGAATTTTGTGGTGTAAAGCACATCCTATTTTTATAGAAACATAAGAATGCCATTTGATGAGATTTGGAGTTTGGGGGGGTGTGTTTTAGTTTCTTGGGACATGCATTGCAGTTAAAAATGTTGTATGTAATAACTCAAAGAAGATGATTTCATGTCATTACATTTCAATCAGTTATAggccattcatcatcatcatcaacagctAGGCCATCATCGTATTTCTCAATACTCTTGTAGCAGTTTCCACAATCTTCAAGAGTAAGATTCAATTCCACGACAGATGTATGAACATATACAACTGCTGTTTGTGTCAACTTCTAGATGTTTAAATACATTTCTTCTAAAACACAAGCACATGTACTGACATGGCACACGTATGGGGATCCAATCcaccatcaggtgggtcatgccTTGCTCATCAGGTGGTCTAAGATGCTAGAAACAAATGGTGGCTTAGAAAAACTTCGACAAGCCTTACTTAtgcatccatttgtttcataaaatGTAGCCCACCTCATCAGTGGAGTGGtctgaattttggatcaagtgaAGCTCAATGATGGAACCAAGCTGCTGGACGGCTTGTACTTACCATGCCCCAACTACAAACTCTGTATTTGCAGCCCACAATCGCTCCT contains:
- the LOC131229135 gene encoding probable beta-D-xylosidase 6 isoform X2 — its product is MSQWRSTSFVKIISLLFLSLSHTTTATKTPTPTTTTTPKHPHPKFPCRPPYQNSYSFCNTSLPIHTRAQSLVSLLTLDEKILQLSNNASPISRLGIPAYQWWSESLHGIATNGPGVTFNGTIPAATGFPQVLLTSASFNQSLWSAIAAAIAVEARAMYNAGQAGLTFWAPNINIFRDPRWGRGQETPGEDPTVAAAYSVDYVRAFQGEYLGGGSQKLMLSACCKHYTAYDLESWRNFSRYTFNAKVSKQDMEDTYQPPFHSCIEEGHASCLMCSYNQINGVPVCAQHDLLKKARTEWGFDGYITSDCDAVAIIYEDQKYASSPEDAVADVLKAGIPCNPKSIFDGHRAYIQKSLYASGCLNVSCQSDEGFEEAVHVAKMTDVVVMVAGLDLTQETEDHDRVSLLLPGKQMDLVSAVARASKRPIVLILIGGGPLDVSFARDDPLIASIMWVGYPGEAGGKAVAEVIFGEFNPGGRLPVTWYPESFTRVPMNDMSMRADPSRGYPGRTYRFYTGEVVYGFGYGLSYSKYSYKFLSVPDRISLSGSLVNANPNNRLAYERKYGLSYIHIDDVASCDALRFYIQISVVNNGDMDGSHVVMLFSRAATMLKGAPLKQLIGFKRVHTVAYKAIETSILIDPCKHLSMANDAGLRVLSLGAHVLMLEGVEQPILIEK
- the LOC131229135 gene encoding probable beta-D-xylosidase 6 isoform X4; the encoded protein is MDQEVSKQDMEDTYQPPFHSCIEEGHASCLMCSYNQINGVPVCAQHDLLKKARTEWGFDGYITSDCDAVAIIYEDQKYASSPEDAVADVLKAGMDINCGTYLLRHTQSAVKKGKVREEYIDRALLNLFSVQLRLGLFDGDPENELFGKLGPHDVCTKEHRKLALEAARQGIVLLKNEKKFLPLKKKMVTSLAVIGPTANATSNLGGGYTGIPCNPKSIFDGHRAYIQKSLYASGCLNVSCQSDEGFEEAVHVAKMTDVVVMVAGLDLTQETEDHDRVSLLLPGKQMDLVSAVARASKRPIVLILIGGGPLDVSFARDDPLIASIMWVGYPGEAGGKAVAEVIFGEFNPGGRLPVTWYPESFTRVPMNDMSMRADPSRGYPGRTYRFYTGEVVYGFGYGLSYSKYSYKFLSVPDRISLSGSLVNANPNNRLAYERKYGLSYIHIDDVASCDALRFYIQISVVNNGDMDGSHVVMLFSRAATMLKGAPLKQLIGFKRVHTVAYKAIETSILIDPCKHLSMANDAGLRVLSLGAHVLMLEGVEQPILIEK
- the LOC131229135 gene encoding probable beta-D-xylosidase 6 isoform X1, with amino-acid sequence MSQWRSTSFVKIISLLFLSLSHTTTATKTPTPTTTTTPKHPHPKFPCRPPYQNSYSFCNTSLPIHTRAQSLVSLLTLDEKILQLSNNASPISRLGIPAYQWWSESLHGIATNGPGVTFNGTIPAATGFPQVLLTSASFNQSLWSAIAAAIAVEARAMYNAGQAGLTFWAPNINIFRDPRWGRGQETPGEDPTVAAAYSVDYVRAFQGEYLGGGSQKLMLSACCKHYTAYDLESWRNFSRYTFNAKVSKQDMEDTYQPPFHSCIEEGHASCLMCSYNQINGVPVCAQHDLLKKARTEWGFDGYITSDCDAVAIIYEDQKYASSPEDAVADVLKAGMDINCGTYLLRHTQSAVKKGKVREEYIDRALLNLFSVQLRLGLFDGDPENELFGKLGPHDVCTKEHRKLALEAARQGIVLLKNEKKFLPLKKKMVTSLAVIGPTANATSNLGGGYTGIPCNPKSIFDGHRAYIQKSLYASGCLNVSCQSDEGFEEAVHVAKMTDVVVMVAGLDLTQETEDHDRVSLLLPGKQMDLVSAVARASKRPIVLILIGGGPLDVSFARDDPLIASIMWVGYPGEAGGKAVAEVIFGEFNPGGRLPVTWYPESFTRVPMNDMSMRADPSRGYPGRTYRFYTGEVVYGFGYGLSYSKYSYKFLSVPDRISLSGSLVNANPNNRLAYERKYGLSYIHIDDVASCDALRFYIQISVVNNGDMDGSHVVMLFSRAATMLKGAPLKQLIGFKRVHTVAYKAIETSILIDPCKHLSMANDAGLRVLSLGAHVLMLEGVEQPILIEK